From one Perca flavescens isolate YP-PL-M2 chromosome 4, PFLA_1.0, whole genome shotgun sequence genomic stretch:
- the LOC114553759 gene encoding ornithine decarboxylase-like, translating to MDNGTVDTKESVTHVLSPENCDIDILENGRTVKDVIDNEIKELGSMDNEEPFYVANLDSVYKRHLRWLTNLPRVKPFYAVKCNNTAAVFRMMSALDTGFDCASKGEIQMALSLGVTPDNIIYAHTTKPLSHIKYACAHGVDMMTFDSEDELLKVSRCHAKAKLVLRITVDDSKSLIKLSSKFGARLVSVGKLLERAGELGLDVIGVSFHVGSGCTEGSTFKQAIADARHVFDIANLLGVQMRLLDIGGGFSAIGDFQEKFEEFSEVINGALDEFFPPDSGVQIIAEPGRYYVESAFTLAANVIGKRIVSDDVDEHSDGEENSPGRMMMYYLNDGVFGSLSCIVHDPAHSNYEPYLHR from the exons ATGGATAATG GAACAGTAGATACAAAGGAATCAGTCACGCATGTTTTGTCCCCTGAGAATTGTGACATTGACATTTTAGAGAATGGAAGGACCGTCAAAGATGTCATagacaatgaaataaaagagCTTGGATCTATG GACAATGAAGAGCCATTCTACGTGGCAAATCTAGATAGCGTGTATAAGAGACACCTCAGATGGCTTACTAACTTGCCTCGAGTCAAGCCTTTCTATGCAGTGAAGTGCaacaacacagcagcagttttcaggATGATGAGTGCTCTGGACACAGGTTTCGACTGTGCCAGCAAG GGTGAGATCCAGATGGCATTGTCCCTCGGAGTGACACCTGATAATATCATTTACGCACATACAACCAAACCACTGTCACACATCAAATATGCCTGTGCTCATGGAGTAGATATGATGACTTTTGATAGTGAGGATGAACTCCTTAAAGTGTCTCGTTGTCACGCCAAAGCCAA ACTGGTACTCCGCATCACAGTGGATGACTCCAAGTCGCTAATAAAACTCAGTTCAAAGTTCGGAGCCAGACTGGTGTCAGTCGGTAAGCTGCTGGAACGTGCTGGAGAGCTGGGCTTAGACGTCATAGGGGTCAGCTTTCACGTAGGCAGCGGTTGCACTGAAGGTTCAACATTCAAACAGGCCATTGCAGATGCCAGACATGTCTTTGACATAGCG AATTTGCTGGGAGTCCAGATGAGACTCTTGGATATTGGTGGAGGATTTTCTGCGATCGGGGACTTTCAAGAGAAATTTGAAGAG TTTTCAGAAGTGATTAATGGAGCATTGGATGAATTCTTCCCGCCTGACAGTGGGGTGCAGATTATTGCAGAGCCGGGCCGGTACTACGTGGAATcagccttcacactggcagcaAACGTCATTGGCAAAAGAATAGTCAGTGATGATGTGGATGAACATAGCG ACGGAGAGGAAAACAGCCCTGGCAGAATGATGATGTACTACCTTAATGATGGAGTCTTTGGCTCCCTGAGTTGCATTGTCCATGACCCTGCTCACTCCAACTATGAGCCATATCTTCACAGG
- the LOC114553760 gene encoding ornithine decarboxylase 1-like, with the protein CHHIRKPKLDDSAKPQITSKVVESSERRYRSVIWGPTCDSFDKVLDNYWIPELRVGDWLLLDNMGAYSVSLASDFNGFERAHIYPVVTAETWHSLNLSHTFNYR; encoded by the exons TGTCACCACATAAGAAAGCCAAAATTGGACGATTCTGCAAAACCCCAGATTACATCCAAG GTTGTTGAGAGCAGCGAGCGGAGATACCGGTCTGTTATCTGGGGTCCAACCTGCGACAGCTTTGACAAAGTACTTGACAACTACTGGATTCCTGAGTTGCGTGTGGGGGACTGGCTTCTCCTCGACAACATGGGTGCTTACTCTGTCAGTTTGGCGTCTGACTTCAATGGCTTTGAAAGAGCGCACATTTACCCTGTTGTGACAGCTGAGACCTGGCACTCCTTAAACCTTTCTCACACCTTCAACTACCGTTAA